GGCATGGCCGTACTCGTGCGCCATCACCCCGACGACGCCCATCTGGCCGAAATACTGCGCCGCGACGGGAATCGCAACGCCACGGTCCCAGGCCATCACGTCGCTCTTGAGGCAGTAGAAGGCATTGGTCAGCCCGACGGTGTTCTGTCCGCAGATGTCGAGCCCGGGGGAGGCGTCGGAGTTGTAGGACACGAGGCGGGATACGGGGGTGAAGGTTCCCGGCAACGAGCCGCCGCGGTAGTTCTGCGACCAGAAGTCCTCGATGTCGTCGACGGCGAGCAGTGCCAGGTCGTCGATCTGGCCGCCATCGGTGTTCTCCGCCCGGCGGGTGGGCCCGGGTGCGCCGGGGCGGATACCGCTGTGGCCGTCGGTGACGGGCAGGCCGCCGACCCGGTCGGGTAGGAACAACATCGACGTCGCCCGCCCCTCGAGCACGGTGGCGTCGCCGCAGCCGGCGAGCAGTACGGCACAACAGGCCAGACCGAGCCACCAGCGAAGCCTCGCCACTTTGAGCCGCCTTTCGTGCGATTCACCCCAGCCAGTTCTACCTGCTCGCGCGGACGTTCGGGATTGCCCGCAGATGACCTGGGCGACAATGGCCCCGTTATGTGCACGTTCGACGACCTGCTGGCTCGGGTGCTGGCGCGCGCCGCGGAACCGGGTACCTCCGTCATCGGGATCACGGGTCCGCCGGGGGCGGGCAAGTCCACCCTGGCCGAGGCGCTCGTCGCAGCAGCCCGCGTCCGTCTCGGCACCGAGGCGGTGGCCCACGTGCCGATGGACGGATTTCACCTCGCCGATGTGGAACTGCGCCGGCTGGGCCGGCTGGATCGCAAGGGCGCACCTGACACTTTCGACGTTGCCGGCTACGCCGCGCTGCTGCGCCGGATCCGCATGCGCGCCGAGGTGGTCTACGCCCCGGGCTTCGAGCGCGACATCGAGCAGCCGGTCGCCGGCGCGATCCCGGTCTTCCCGGACACGGCCGTGTTGCTCACCGAGGGCAATTATCTTCTGCTCGACGTCTCCGCATGGCCGGCGGTGGCGGCCGCGATCGATGAAATCTGGTACTGCGCAATTCAAGACGATGTGCGCATCGCGCGGCTGGTGGCCCGCCACACCACTTTCGGCAAGTCGGCGACCGCGGCGCGGCGGTGGGTTGCCGAGGTCGACGAACCCAATGCGCGGCTGGTGGCCGGCACTGCGGTGCGAGCCGATCTGGTCGTCTCGGCAGACGTCGTGACGCCCAACTCACACTGATGTCGTCTGTGTGGATTCTCACGTCTGATCGAGTTGCTATAACTATCAGCCGGCGGCCAGAATCGATGTGTAAATCTGGAATCATTCCAGAAAAAACATGCGAGATTGGATAGGTTGCGATGGCACTTTTGACGATTGGTTCTCAGTTCCCGGAATACGACCTGACGGCCGTGGTCGGCGGAGATCTGTCGAAGGTCGATGCCAAGCAGCCCGATGACTATTTCACCCGCGTCACCAACAAGGACGACGAGGGCAAGTGGCGGATCATCTTCTTCTGGCCCAAGGACTTCACCTTTGTGTGCCCGACCGAGATCGCCGCGTTCGGCAAGCTCAACGAGGACTTC
Above is a window of Mycolicibacterium boenickei DNA encoding:
- a CDS encoding nucleoside/nucleotide kinase family protein, which translates into the protein MCTFDDLLARVLARAAEPGTSVIGITGPPGAGKSTLAEALVAAARVRLGTEAVAHVPMDGFHLADVELRRLGRLDRKGAPDTFDVAGYAALLRRIRMRAEVVYAPGFERDIEQPVAGAIPVFPDTAVLLTEGNYLLLDVSAWPAVAAAIDEIWYCAIQDDVRIARLVARHTTFGKSATAARRWVAEVDEPNARLVAGTAVRADLVVSADVVTPNSH